The following proteins are co-located in the Spinactinospora alkalitolerans genome:
- a CDS encoding exonuclease domain-containing protein has protein sequence MRNRYPGSCRTCRVQVPADAGAAVKESGRWRVYCSEHAPEDAPPGPAGPPRRGDHPGWHTLDLAGYDSETSSNNPDKAFLVSAALVDASGSARTWLVDPGDREIPAEAVAIHGISTERARDEGMPAEQALEEIADALAAHLRAGRGLVIFNAPFDLGVLENELRRRDMKSLAERLGSAPRPIIDPLVIDRGIDPFRKGPRNLGAMCGFYGVELTEAHTAVADAAACLSLSREIGARHADVAGLDLHALHDRQVDWALDYARRRQEWLERSRPGRSRVIDGTWPISVSP, from the coding sequence ATGCGCAACCGCTATCCCGGGTCCTGCCGGACCTGCCGCGTCCAGGTGCCGGCCGACGCCGGCGCCGCGGTGAAGGAGTCCGGCCGGTGGCGGGTCTACTGCTCCGAGCACGCGCCGGAGGACGCCCCGCCCGGGCCCGCGGGCCCGCCGCGGCGCGGTGACCACCCCGGCTGGCACACCCTCGACCTCGCCGGCTACGACAGCGAGACCTCCTCCAACAACCCCGACAAGGCGTTCCTCGTCTCCGCGGCGCTGGTCGACGCCTCGGGCTCGGCGCGCACCTGGCTGGTCGACCCGGGCGACCGCGAGATCCCGGCCGAGGCCGTCGCCATCCACGGCATCAGCACCGAACGCGCCCGCGACGAAGGGATGCCGGCGGAGCAGGCGCTGGAGGAGATCGCCGACGCCCTCGCGGCCCACCTGCGGGCCGGCCGGGGACTGGTGATCTTCAACGCACCGTTCGACCTCGGCGTGCTCGAAAACGAACTGCGACGGCGCGACATGAAGTCCCTCGCCGAACGGCTGGGGAGCGCACCGCGGCCGATCATCGATCCGCTGGTGATCGACCGCGGCATCGACCCCTTCCGCAAGGGGCCGCGCAACCTCGGCGCGATGTGCGGGTTCTACGGCGTGGAGCTCACCGAGGCGCACACCGCGGTCGCCGACGCCGCGGCGTGCCTGTCCCTGTCCCGCGAGATCGGCGCGCGCCACGCCGACGTCGCCGGCCTGGACCTGCACGCGCTGCACGACAGGCAGGTGGACTGGGCGCTGGACTACGCCCGCAGGCGGCAGGAGTGGCTGGAGCGGAGCAGGCCGGGGCGGAGTAGGGTGATCGACGGCACTTGGCCGATCAGTGTGTCCCCTTGA
- a CDS encoding BCCT family transporter, with product MAVDDNNPQPGGSAETAGSTTGELYTTEDLLWEPPEVSKAEQKPRTDWVVFGFAGALTLAFVAWGVIAPDNLGGVASGMLNGLIHYGGWGFVLAASAFVVLALWLAFSRYGNITLGRDDEAPQYNTLSWISMLFATGMGIGLMFYGVSEPLSHFTTPPPGTAGGTEAQAATTAMATTMFHWSLHPWAIYAVVGLAIAYGTYRRGRRQLISAAFTPLIGERNANGPVGKLIDVLAIFATLFGSACSLGLGTLQIAYGFQHLGWIPTVGISVLVGIIAALMVAFVVSAASGIDKGIQWLSNTNMVMAALLLLFLLVVGPTVYILDMIPTSLGVYLHDFFSMAARTEVSGGEGTGAWLQGWTIFYWAWWISWTPFVGMFIGKISRGRTIRQFVAGVILVPSVVSLVWFAILGGTAINLQSSGVDLAGQASAEAQLYGLLENFPWATAVSVVVAVLVAIFFVTGADSASIVMGTLSQRGANDPQKPMTVFWGVLIAVVAAIMLMVGEGGGSALDGLQKITILVAAPWTIVMLMLCVALVKDLRRDPMIVRSHKAQEVVTAAVVTGAQEYDGDFQIEISPAEDSGEAAREKDEEDSASAPPAERAAANGGAVKDPTP from the coding sequence GTGGCGGTAGACGACAACAATCCGCAACCGGGCGGTAGCGCCGAGACAGCGGGCTCGACCACCGGTGAGCTTTACACGACCGAAGACCTCCTGTGGGAGCCTCCCGAGGTATCGAAGGCCGAGCAGAAACCGAGGACCGACTGGGTCGTCTTCGGGTTCGCCGGCGCCCTGACGCTCGCGTTCGTGGCGTGGGGCGTCATCGCCCCCGACAACCTCGGCGGCGTCGCGAGCGGCATGCTGAACGGCCTGATCCACTACGGCGGGTGGGGGTTCGTGCTCGCCGCTTCGGCGTTCGTGGTCCTCGCGCTGTGGCTGGCCTTCAGCAGATACGGCAATATCACGCTCGGCCGCGATGACGAGGCGCCGCAGTACAACACGCTGTCCTGGATCTCGATGCTGTTCGCCACCGGCATGGGCATCGGCCTGATGTTCTACGGCGTGAGCGAGCCGCTGTCGCACTTCACCACGCCGCCCCCCGGAACCGCGGGCGGCACCGAGGCGCAGGCGGCGACGACCGCCATGGCGACGACGATGTTCCACTGGTCCCTGCACCCGTGGGCCATCTACGCCGTGGTCGGCCTGGCGATCGCCTACGGCACCTACCGGCGCGGCCGGCGGCAGTTGATCAGCGCCGCGTTCACCCCGCTCATCGGGGAGCGCAACGCCAACGGCCCCGTGGGCAAGCTGATCGACGTGCTCGCCATCTTCGCGACGCTGTTCGGCTCCGCCTGCTCCCTGGGCCTGGGCACGCTGCAGATCGCCTACGGCTTCCAGCACCTCGGCTGGATCCCCACGGTCGGCATCAGCGTGCTGGTCGGGATCATCGCGGCGCTCATGGTCGCCTTCGTGGTGTCGGCCGCCTCGGGCATCGACAAGGGCATCCAGTGGCTGTCCAACACCAACATGGTGATGGCCGCGCTGCTGCTGCTCTTCCTGCTGGTCGTCGGCCCCACCGTCTACATCCTGGACATGATCCCCACGTCGCTGGGCGTGTACCTGCACGACTTCTTCTCCATGGCGGCCCGCACCGAGGTCTCCGGCGGCGAGGGCACCGGCGCCTGGCTGCAGGGCTGGACGATCTTCTACTGGGCCTGGTGGATCTCCTGGACCCCGTTCGTGGGCATGTTCATCGGCAAGATCAGCCGCGGCCGCACGATCCGCCAGTTCGTCGCCGGCGTCATCCTGGTCCCCTCGGTGGTGAGCCTGGTCTGGTTCGCCATCCTCGGCGGCACCGCGATCAACCTGCAGTCCTCCGGGGTCGACCTGGCCGGCCAGGCCAGCGCCGAGGCCCAGCTCTACGGCCTGCTGGAGAACTTCCCGTGGGCCACGGCGGTCAGCGTGGTGGTCGCGGTCCTGGTGGCGATCTTCTTCGTCACCGGAGCCGACTCCGCGTCGATCGTCATGGGCACGCTGTCCCAGCGCGGCGCCAACGACCCGCAGAAGCCCATGACGGTCTTCTGGGGCGTGCTGATCGCCGTCGTCGCCGCGATCATGCTGATGGTCGGCGAGGGCGGCGGCAGCGCACTGGACGGGTTGCAGAAGATCACCATCCTGGTCGCCGCGCCGTGGACCATCGTGATGCTGATGCTGTGCGTGGCGCTGGTCAAGGACCTGCGACGCGACCCGATGATCGTGCGCTCGCACAAGGCCCAGGAGGTCGTCACGGCCGCTGTGGTCACCGGTGCGCAGGAGTACGACGGCGACTTCCAGATCGAGATCTCACCGGCGGAGGACTCCGGCGAGGCCGCGCGGGAGAAGGACGAGGAGGACTCCGCGTCCGCACCGCCCGCCGAACGGGCCGCGGCCAACGGCGGAGCCGTCAAGGACCCCACCCCCTAG
- a CDS encoding PSP1 domain-containing protein, which produces MMMAVSFERYGRLYYLDPGGAEPKVGDKVLVPTDEGPEVAECVWAPQWVSEDVDGLPVCAGPATRADIARDERNRRRRAEARPVAKRLIRAHGLPMKVVGVDYVTGESGEPVFTIYFSSPKRVDFRDLVRELSRALAARVELRQVGARDEARLQGGIGPCGRDLCCATFLKDFEPVSVRMAKEQDLPVNPMRIAGACGRLMCCLKYEHPLYAEFKATTPRRGGRVSTPEGDGVVVGHNVPAEKVVVRLNDGGRRCACDRAAVCGPRQAYEGAHGGTGDPHTDTESGSE; this is translated from the coding sequence ATGATGATGGCGGTCAGCTTCGAGCGGTACGGGCGGCTGTACTACCTCGACCCCGGAGGGGCCGAGCCGAAGGTGGGCGACAAGGTGCTCGTGCCCACCGACGAGGGCCCCGAAGTGGCCGAATGCGTGTGGGCGCCGCAGTGGGTCAGCGAGGACGTCGACGGCCTGCCGGTCTGCGCAGGCCCGGCCACGCGGGCCGACATCGCCAGGGACGAGCGCAACCGCCGGCGGCGGGCCGAGGCCCGGCCGGTCGCCAAGCGGCTGATCCGGGCGCACGGGCTGCCCATGAAGGTCGTCGGCGTCGACTACGTCACCGGGGAGTCGGGCGAGCCCGTCTTCACGATCTACTTCTCCTCCCCCAAGCGCGTGGACTTCCGCGACCTCGTGCGCGAACTCTCGCGGGCGCTGGCGGCCCGGGTGGAACTGCGGCAGGTCGGCGCCCGCGACGAGGCGCGCCTGCAGGGCGGGATCGGCCCGTGCGGGCGGGACCTGTGCTGCGCGACGTTTCTGAAGGACTTCGAGCCCGTCTCCGTGCGCATGGCCAAGGAGCAGGACCTCCCGGTCAACCCGATGCGCATCGCCGGCGCGTGCGGCAGGCTGATGTGCTGCCTCAAGTACGAGCACCCCCTGTACGCGGAGTTCAAGGCCACCACCCCGCGCCGGGGCGGCCGCGTCAGCACCCCCGAGGGCGACGGCGTCGTGGTCGGGCACAACGTCCCGGCCGAGAAGGTCGTGGTCCGGCTCAACGACGGCGGGCGGCGCTGCGCCTGCGACCGCGCCGCCGTCTGCGGCCCCCGGCAGGCCTACGAGGGCGCCCACGGCGGCACCGGCGACCCCCACACCGACACCGAGAGCGGGAGCGAGTGA
- a CDS encoding carbohydrate kinase family protein, which translates to MATKGRANGGAAADPAPEYDKLESTPLVGEPRDVLAGAREPDSPTIDLALSGTVFFDIVLTGLAAPPAGGTEVDAEGMGSCPGGVANLAVAASRLGLRTAVAAAFGEDVYGDFSWDTLAGQEMVDLSASRRFPEWHSPFTVSLAYRGDRSMVTHEHPSPVPLREMACDLPQARAAFVSLSADGDVPEWALRQAGNGAKLFADVGWDVREEWSSSVLEQLRHCHAFVPNAIEAMSYTRTGSPASALSALSEHVPVAVVTDGPRGALAVDQTTGESAEVEGLVLEAIDTTGAGDVFGAAFIVGTLACWPLEQRLRFANLCAALSVQHTGGSLSAPGWADIAAWWGRLHVPHCEAERRLAEDYRFLSELVPMPWLPTAQRRASATIGLRH; encoded by the coding sequence ATGGCGACGAAGGGACGAGCGAACGGCGGGGCCGCCGCGGACCCGGCACCGGAGTACGACAAGCTCGAATCCACGCCACTGGTCGGCGAACCGCGCGACGTGCTGGCCGGCGCGCGCGAGCCCGACAGCCCGACCATCGACCTCGCGCTCAGCGGGACCGTCTTCTTCGACATCGTGCTCACCGGCCTCGCGGCGCCGCCGGCCGGCGGCACGGAGGTCGACGCCGAAGGCATGGGCTCCTGCCCCGGGGGCGTGGCCAACCTGGCGGTGGCGGCCTCCCGGCTCGGACTGCGCACGGCGGTGGCCGCGGCGTTCGGCGAAGACGTCTACGGCGACTTCAGTTGGGACACGCTGGCCGGCCAGGAGATGGTGGACCTCTCGGCGTCCCGGCGCTTCCCCGAGTGGCACTCGCCGTTCACGGTCTCCCTCGCCTACCGCGGCGACCGCAGCATGGTCACCCACGAGCACCCCTCGCCCGTCCCGCTGCGCGAGATGGCCTGCGACCTGCCGCAGGCGCGGGCGGCGTTCGTGAGCCTGAGCGCCGACGGCGACGTGCCGGAGTGGGCGCTGCGCCAGGCCGGCAACGGCGCCAAGCTCTTCGCCGACGTCGGCTGGGACGTCAGGGAGGAGTGGTCGAGCTCGGTGCTGGAGCAGTTGCGGCACTGCCACGCGTTCGTGCCCAACGCCATCGAGGCGATGTCCTACACCCGCACCGGCAGCCCGGCCTCGGCCCTGTCCGCGCTGTCGGAGCACGTGCCGGTCGCCGTGGTCACCGACGGCCCCAGGGGCGCGCTCGCGGTCGATCAGACCACGGGCGAGAGCGCCGAGGTGGAGGGGCTGGTCCTGGAGGCGATCGACACCACGGGCGCGGGGGACGTGTTCGGGGCGGCCTTCATCGTCGGCACGCTGGCATGCTGGCCGCTGGAGCAGCGGCTGCGCTTCGCGAACCTGTGCGCGGCGCTGTCGGTGCAGCACACCGGCGGGTCGCTGTCGGCGCCGGGCTGGGCCGACATCGCCGCCTGGTGGGGGCGGCTGCACGTTCCCCACTGCGAGGCCGAGCGACGGCTGGCCGAGGACTACAGGTTCCTGTCCGAACTCGTCCCGATGCCATGGCTGCCGACGGCGCAGCGCCGCGCCAGCGCCACGATCGGACTGCGGCACTGA
- a CDS encoding alpha/beta hydrolase: MNRTGPAGCALAIALLAAGCGGGAQEEPADPLALFYEQEISWEECEGELECATLEVPLDYAEPEGERLDIAVMRLPAVGGGDPAGSLVINPGGPGGSGLDYVRAASGVVSEQVRREFDVVGFDPRGVGESSPLVCLERADLDEYLGGQVESEDGDGDATEVTPEGLEELEESNREFVEACEARSGDLLPHVGTADVARDVDVLRAALGDDRLTYLGKSYGTYIGALYAERFPERVRALVLDGAMDPGLDQLEMGVQQAEGFTTALHAFVEDCLARPDCPLSEGPDTTVRQGVDRLAGLLEQAGEEPLRSTLGDGREANRARLEMGVLAALYSDRYWPQVREGIDDAFDGDGTALLELGDLLYGREPGGDYENATAALVAVNCADHRSPRDIGAYEEAAAEAAEASPLFGPSMAWGALPCAYWPEEAVSEPVEVDGAGADPILVVGTTRDSATPYHWAESLAAALDSGVLLTREGDGHTAYRMGNACVDQAVDTYLLSARAPEDGMVCQER; encoded by the coding sequence GTGAACAGAACCGGCCCGGCGGGCTGCGCCCTCGCGATCGCGCTGCTCGCCGCGGGCTGCGGCGGCGGTGCGCAGGAGGAGCCGGCCGACCCGCTCGCCCTCTTCTACGAGCAGGAGATCTCCTGGGAGGAGTGCGAGGGCGAGCTGGAGTGCGCCACCCTCGAGGTCCCGCTCGACTACGCCGAACCCGAGGGGGAGCGGCTGGACATCGCGGTCATGCGGCTGCCCGCGGTCGGCGGCGGCGACCCCGCGGGGTCGCTGGTGATCAACCCCGGCGGGCCCGGCGGCTCGGGCCTGGACTACGTGCGCGCGGCCTCCGGCGTCGTCAGCGAGCAGGTGCGGCGCGAGTTCGACGTCGTCGGGTTCGATCCGCGCGGCGTCGGCGAGAGCAGTCCGCTCGTCTGCCTGGAGCGCGCCGATCTCGACGAGTACCTGGGCGGCCAGGTCGAGAGCGAGGACGGCGACGGCGACGCCACCGAGGTCACCCCCGAGGGCCTGGAGGAGCTGGAGGAGTCCAACCGGGAGTTCGTCGAGGCGTGCGAGGCGCGCTCCGGCGACCTCCTGCCGCATGTCGGCACCGCCGACGTCGCCCGGGACGTGGACGTGCTGCGCGCGGCCCTCGGCGACGACCGGCTCACCTACCTCGGCAAGTCCTACGGCACCTACATCGGCGCCCTCTACGCCGAGCGGTTCCCCGAGCGCGTGCGCGCACTGGTCCTCGACGGCGCCATGGACCCGGGCCTGGACCAGTTGGAGATGGGCGTCCAGCAGGCCGAGGGGTTCACCACGGCGCTGCACGCGTTCGTCGAGGACTGCCTCGCCCGCCCGGACTGCCCCCTGTCGGAGGGGCCGGACACGACCGTGCGGCAGGGCGTCGACCGGCTCGCCGGGCTGCTGGAGCAGGCCGGCGAGGAGCCGCTGCGCAGCACCCTCGGCGACGGCCGCGAGGCCAACCGGGCCCGGCTGGAGATGGGCGTGCTCGCGGCGCTGTACAGCGACCGCTACTGGCCGCAGGTCCGCGAGGGGATCGACGACGCATTCGACGGCGACGGCACCGCCCTGCTGGAGCTCGGCGACCTGCTCTACGGCCGCGAGCCGGGCGGCGACTACGAGAACGCCACGGCGGCCCTCGTCGCGGTCAACTGCGCCGACCACCGCAGCCCGCGCGACATCGGCGCCTACGAGGAGGCCGCCGCCGAGGCCGCCGAGGCGTCTCCGCTCTTCGGCCCGTCCATGGCCTGGGGCGCGCTGCCGTGCGCGTACTGGCCGGAGGAGGCGGTCTCCGAGCCGGTCGAGGTCGACGGGGCCGGCGCCGACCCGATTCTGGTCGTGGGCACCACCCGGGATTCGGCCACTCCGTACCACTGGGCGGAGAGCCTCGCCGCGGCCCTGGACTCCGGCGTGCTGCTCACCAGGGAGGGGGACGGCCACACGGCCTACCGCATGGGCAACGCCTGCGTCGACCAGGCCGTCGACACCTACCTGCTGAGCGCGCGGGCGCCGGAGGACGGAATGGTCTGCCAGGAGCGCTGA
- a CDS encoding aminotransferase class V-fold PLP-dependent enzyme: MDLGDHVAPALFGAGATRESEGMRPPAPSEARPVPGRAAFLEAYPDYLRTVRLDELRAEEYGYLDEGDHVYLDHAGAGLPARAQVRAHAARLSGGCFGHPHSTGPASLASSELVRRTRSAVLAHFNADPQEYAAIFTANATGACRLVGEAYPFGTGRRFVHLRDNHTCVTGIRDFARARGAAVDAVGLTDLELRGDEPGLAAALRRHGGRTGRLRPRRDGERGAGLFGYPAQSNFTGVQHPLDWIDLAHEHGFDVLLDAAAYAPANPVDLSETKPDFMPVSWYKLLGYPTGLGCLVARRDALARLRRPWSSGGAVPASGARGEWRGTAAEESAFEDGTPNFLSVPDVEAGLRRLSGIGLGTVNTRVRCLTGWLIDRLTTARHSTGMPLVRLYGPAGTEARGGTVAFNFLDPAGAVVDEQVVARDAAAHRISLRTGRFCNPGAGEAASNLDRAALPAPDPRTADALGCVPGRADPPTGGAVRVSLGPVSNLADVSRFVEFAVDTYLDRFPSAHDRSPRIRC, from the coding sequence ATGGACCTGGGGGACCACGTCGCGCCCGCTCTGTTCGGGGCGGGCGCGACGCGTGAATCGGAGGGGATGCGGCCTCCGGCGCCGTCGGAGGCGCGGCCGGTTCCGGGGCGGGCCGCCTTCCTCGAGGCCTACCCGGACTACCTGCGGACCGTCCGGCTCGACGAACTGCGGGCGGAGGAGTACGGGTACCTGGACGAGGGCGACCACGTCTACCTCGACCACGCCGGGGCCGGGCTGCCGGCGCGGGCGCAGGTGCGCGCGCACGCCGCGCGGTTGAGCGGCGGCTGCTTCGGCCACCCGCACTCGACGGGCCCGGCGTCCCTGGCGTCGTCGGAACTGGTGCGGCGCACCCGGAGCGCGGTGCTGGCGCACTTCAACGCCGACCCCCAGGAGTACGCCGCGATCTTCACCGCCAACGCCACCGGCGCCTGCCGGCTCGTCGGCGAGGCCTACCCCTTCGGGACCGGCCGCCGGTTCGTGCACCTGCGGGACAACCACACCTGCGTCACCGGTATCCGCGATTTCGCGCGCGCCAGGGGCGCGGCGGTCGACGCCGTCGGCCTCACCGACCTCGAACTGCGCGGCGACGAGCCCGGGCTCGCCGCCGCGCTGCGCCGCCACGGCGGCAGAACGGGCCGCCTGCGGCCGCGCAGGGACGGGGAGCGCGGGGCCGGCCTCTTCGGCTACCCCGCGCAGAGCAACTTCACCGGCGTGCAGCACCCGCTGGACTGGATCGACCTGGCCCACGAGCACGGTTTCGACGTCCTGCTGGACGCGGCGGCCTACGCGCCGGCGAACCCGGTCGACCTGTCCGAGACCAAACCCGACTTCATGCCGGTGAGCTGGTACAAGCTGCTCGGCTACCCCACCGGCCTCGGCTGCCTGGTGGCGCGCAGGGACGCGCTGGCGCGGCTGCGGCGCCCCTGGTCGTCCGGCGGCGCGGTCCCGGCCTCCGGCGCGCGGGGCGAGTGGCGCGGGACGGCGGCGGAGGAGTCGGCGTTCGAGGACGGGACGCCGAACTTCCTATCCGTCCCCGACGTGGAGGCGGGCCTGCGCCGGCTCTCCGGAATCGGACTGGGCACGGTCAACACGCGGGTGCGCTGCCTGACGGGGTGGCTGATCGACCGGCTCACCACGGCCCGGCACTCCACCGGCATGCCGCTGGTCCGGCTCTACGGCCCGGCCGGCACCGAGGCCCGCGGCGGCACGGTCGCCTTCAACTTCCTCGACCCCGCCGGCGCGGTCGTCGACGAGCAGGTGGTCGCCCGCGACGCCGCCGCGCACCGCATCTCGCTGCGCACCGGCCGCTTCTGCAACCCGGGGGCCGGCGAGGCGGCGTCCAACCTGGACAGGGCGGCCCTCCCGGCTCCCGACCCGCGCACGGCCGACGCCCTCGGCTGCGTGCCGGGGCGCGCCGACCCGCCGACGGGCGGCGCGGTGCGCGTCTCGCTCGGCCCGGTCTCCAACCTCGCCGACGTGTCCCGCTTCGTCGAGTTCGCCGTCGACACCTACCTCGACCGGTTCCCCAGCGCCCACGACCGGTCTCCCCGCATCCGCTGCTGA
- a CDS encoding 6-phospho-beta-glucosidase — MRLAILGGGGFRVPLVHRALLADTLRGDAPITEVVLCDTDARRLRAIGAVLDRQRDAHRAAHGEPGLAVRAETGLAAALDGCDIVFSAIRVGGMPGRVLDERVALAAGVLGQETVGAGGISYGLRTLPVAGEIARTTAERAPGAWVVNFTNPAGLVTEAMSAVLGDRVIGICDSPVGLGRRAARALGLDPAGVGLDYAGLNHLGWLRGLHADGRDRLPDLLADEAALSSFEEGRLFGPSWLRALGALPNEYLHYYYMARESRASIAETVAGGGETRGEQLVDQQEAFYRDAAARPAEAYELWDRARLEREETYMADNRRAAGGVERDEEDLDGGGYEQVALAVMRAIARDEPARLIVNVRNRGAIAGLDGDAVVEVPCLVDAAGAGPLAVGALTGHQSSLVQAVKAVEREIVDAVRTGSRTPALRAFATHPLVDSVATARTLLDGYLKAFPELERVLPRP, encoded by the coding sequence GTGCGGTTGGCCATTCTCGGCGGAGGCGGGTTCCGGGTCCCCCTGGTCCATCGGGCGCTGCTCGCCGACACCCTGCGCGGTGACGCGCCGATCACCGAGGTGGTCCTCTGCGACACCGACGCGCGGCGGCTGCGCGCGATCGGCGCGGTGCTCGACCGGCAGCGCGACGCCCACCGCGCGGCGCACGGCGAGCCCGGCCTCGCGGTGCGCGCCGAGACCGGGCTCGCCGCGGCGCTGGACGGATGCGACATCGTCTTCTCCGCGATCCGGGTCGGCGGCATGCCCGGCAGGGTGCTGGACGAGCGGGTCGCGCTCGCGGCCGGCGTCCTGGGCCAGGAGACCGTGGGCGCAGGGGGCATCAGCTACGGGCTGCGCACGCTGCCGGTGGCCGGGGAGATCGCGCGGACGACCGCCGAGCGCGCGCCCGGCGCGTGGGTGGTGAACTTCACCAACCCCGCGGGTCTGGTCACCGAGGCCATGTCGGCGGTGCTCGGCGACCGCGTGATCGGCATCTGCGACTCCCCGGTGGGCCTGGGCCGGCGGGCCGCCCGGGCGCTGGGCCTGGACCCGGCCGGGGTCGGCCTGGACTACGCGGGCCTGAACCATCTCGGCTGGCTGCGGGGGCTGCACGCGGACGGCCGCGACCGGCTGCCGGACCTGCTCGCCGACGAGGCCGCGCTGTCCTCCTTCGAAGAGGGCCGACTGTTCGGCCCCTCCTGGCTGCGCGCGCTCGGGGCGCTGCCCAACGAGTACCTGCACTACTACTACATGGCGCGGGAGTCGCGCGCCTCGATCGCCGAGACGGTGGCCGGCGGCGGGGAGACCCGCGGCGAGCAGCTCGTGGACCAGCAGGAGGCCTTCTACCGCGATGCCGCCGCGCGGCCGGCCGAGGCCTACGAGCTGTGGGACCGCGCCCGGTTGGAGCGCGAGGAGACCTACATGGCCGACAACCGCCGCGCGGCCGGCGGGGTCGAGCGGGACGAGGAGGACCTGGACGGCGGCGGCTACGAGCAGGTCGCGCTGGCCGTGATGCGGGCGATCGCCAGAGACGAACCGGCCCGGCTGATCGTCAATGTGCGCAACCGCGGCGCGATCGCCGGCCTGGACGGCGACGCGGTCGTGGAGGTGCCGTGCCTGGTGGACGCGGCCGGCGCCGGCCCACTGGCCGTCGGCGCGCTCACCGGCCACCAGTCGTCGCTGGTGCAGGCGGTGAAGGCGGTGGAGCGCGAGATCGTCGACGCCGTCCGGACGGGCTCGCGCACCCCGGCCCTGCGCGCGTTCGCCACCCACCCCCTGGTCGACTCGGTCGCCACGGCCCGAACTCTGCTGGACGGCTACCTGAAGGCCTTCCCCGAACTGGAGCGGGTGCTGCCCCGTCCCTAG
- a CDS encoding NAD(P)H-binding protein, translating into MNAPEDLDAALNGVRSVFLLWPFFTTEAAPALLDVVAEHARRIVYLSAMSVRDDRAPEENGFWGEVEHLIEKSGLEWTFLRVGGFATNTLIWADQIREGAVRWPYGGAARSLIDERDIAAVAVRALTEEGHAGAKYVLTGPEAVTQAEQARIIGEATGLPVHWNELPLDEAREELLASWGDPGYVDSALGHWGSLVTEPEPVTHTVEEVTGVPARTFREWAADHADAFRPLSAQEVGGAYVSLFRQNRFVDTPKFMSTDMVRIAPLETAGERKELRGLEEIMANSRRLTADYEIHGVEVEGPFVAQDRFAVRFTFDEIHVPTGERATKTKMSLYTVAEGRITREVYYYYYEP; encoded by the coding sequence CTGAACGCTCCGGAGGACCTGGACGCGGCCCTGAACGGCGTGCGGTCGGTGTTCCTGCTCTGGCCGTTCTTCACGACCGAGGCCGCGCCGGCGCTCCTGGACGTGGTCGCCGAGCACGCGCGGCGCATCGTCTACCTCTCCGCGATGTCGGTGCGCGACGACCGCGCACCGGAGGAGAACGGGTTCTGGGGCGAGGTCGAGCACCTGATCGAGAAGTCCGGGCTGGAGTGGACGTTCCTGCGCGTCGGCGGGTTCGCGACCAACACGTTGATATGGGCCGACCAGATTCGCGAGGGCGCGGTCCGCTGGCCCTACGGTGGGGCGGCCCGGTCGCTGATCGACGAGCGCGACATCGCGGCCGTGGCGGTGCGGGCGCTGACCGAGGAAGGGCACGCCGGGGCGAAGTACGTCCTCACCGGGCCCGAGGCGGTGACCCAGGCCGAACAGGCCCGCATCATCGGCGAGGCGACCGGCCTCCCGGTGCACTGGAACGAGCTCCCGCTCGATGAAGCGCGCGAGGAGCTGCTCGCCTCCTGGGGCGACCCCGGCTACGTCGACAGCGCGCTCGGCCACTGGGGCTCACTGGTCACCGAGCCGGAACCGGTCACGCACACGGTGGAGGAGGTCACCGGCGTCCCCGCGCGCACGTTCCGCGAGTGGGCCGCCGACCACGCCGACGCCTTCCGCCCGCTGTCCGCGCAGGAGGTCGGTGGCGCCTACGTCTCCCTGTTCCGGCAGAACAGGTTCGTGGACACCCCGAAGTTCATGTCGACGGACATGGTGCGGATCGCGCCGCTCGAAACCGCCGGGGAACGGAAGGAGCTGCGCGGCCTGGAGGAGATCATGGCCAACAGCCGCAGGCTCACCGCCGACTACGAGATCCACGGCGTGGAGGTCGAGGGCCCGTTCGTGGCGCAGGACCGGTTCGCCGTCCGCTTCACCTTCGACGAGATCCACGTACCGACCGGCGAGCGCGCCACGAAGACGAAGATGTCGCTCTACACCGTGGCCGAAGGCAGGATCACGCGGGAGGTCTACTACTACTACTACGAGCCGTAG